One genomic region from Oncorhynchus gorbuscha isolate QuinsamMale2020 ecotype Even-year linkage group LG13, OgorEven_v1.0, whole genome shotgun sequence encodes:
- the LOC123992422 gene encoding galaxin-like, with the protein MNICCAGKLSRRVFGKNLCCGTTPYGVEDRGVLCCNQTLHHEVEDGYQCSPGGHLYLPSRDMVCGSRVHLNDPGKHCCEEETYYPQYEICCNGHKHNRLGNMSCCGGKVYNPSSSQMKCCAGTLYDLQVQGRLSGEAQCCGSVLMEAGSTQTCCSAPGLDLLYPTQPGFTCCGHRYPNASLWSCCAGVLHPRPEPHNTTKNVIPGPRLLPLGDLKTEVLCHSRGLLGTVESVSVKMNKRSIGMVNALSLLASHGHFKAMASPHYLTLPDHCSSPELVPGNTYIWVKNPFSDTISLISDLSDHSSPLHSILSRCSTFIQPRRKRRRTISTEN; encoded by the exons ATGAACATCTGCTGTGCCGGGAAACTGTCCAGAAGGGTGTTTGGGAAAAACCTG tGCTGTGGTACAACTCCGTATGGTGTAGAGGACCGAGGGGTGCTGTGCTGTAACCAGACCTTGCACCATGAGGTGGAGGATGGGTACCAGTGCTCCCCAGGTGGTCACTTGTATCTGCCATCCCGTGACATGGTGTGTGGCTCACGCGTTCATCTCAACGATCCAGGCAAACACTGCTGTGAGGAGGAGACATACTACCCTCAGTATGAAATCTGCTGCAACGGACACAA ACACAACAGGTTGGGAAACATGTCCTGCTGTGGAGGGAAGGTGTACAACCCCAGCAGCAGCCAGATGAAGTGCTGTGCAGGGACTCTGTACGACCTGCAGGTTCAGGGCAGACTCTCAGGTGAGGCCCAGTGCTGTGGGAGTGTCCTGATGGAGGCCGGCTCCACCCAGACCTGCTGTTCTGCCCCAGGGCTAGACCTGCTCTACCCTACCCAGCCAGGGTTCACCTGCTGTGGGCACCGCTATCCCAATGCCTCCCTGTGGTCTTGCTGCGCCGGGGTCCTGCACCCAAGGCCTGAACCACACAACACCACCAAGAACGTGATTCCAG GACCCAGGCTTCTACCACTGGGGGATCTGAAGACTGAAGTCCTGTGTCACAGCAGAG gtCTGCTGGGGACAGTGGAGAGTGTGTCCGTGAAGATGAACAAGCGGTCCATCGGGATGGTAAACGCCTTGTCTTTGCTTGCCTCGCATGGCCATTTCAAAGCCATGGCTTCCCCTCACTACCTCACATTACCCGACCACTGCAGCTCCCCTGAACTGGTGCCGGGCAACACTTACATCTGGGTGAAAAATCCTTTCTCCGACACCATAAGTTTAATCTCTGATCTCAGCGATCATTCCTCCCCTCTTCATTCCATCCTTTCCAGGTGCTCAACCTTTATCCAGCCTAGAAGAAAGAGAAGGCGAACCATCTCAACAGAAAATTAA